One Neovison vison isolate M4711 chromosome 2, ASM_NN_V1, whole genome shotgun sequence genomic window carries:
- the LOC122899205 gene encoding septin-2-like: LKIYHLPDAESDEDENFKEQTRLLKTSIPFSVVGSNQLIEAKGKKVRGRLYPWGVVEVENPEHNDFLKLRTMLITHMQDLQEVNQDLHNENFRSEKLKRDGRKVENEDMNKDQILLEKEAELRRMQEMIARMQVQMQLQMQGGDGDGRAHGHHV; this comes from the coding sequence ctcaaaATCTATCACTTACCTGATGCAGAATCAGATGAAGATGAGAACTTTAAAGAGCAGACTAGACTTCTCAAGACCAGTATCCCATTCTCTGTGGTTGGATCCAATCAGTTGATTGAAGCCAAGGGCAAGAAGGTCAGAGGCCGCCTCTACCCGTGGGGTGTTGTGGAGGTGGAGAACCCGGAGCACAATGACTTTCTGAAGCTGCGGACGATGCTCATCACCCACATGCAGGATCTCCAGGAGGTGAATCAGGACCTTCATAATGAAAACTTCCGCTCTGAGAAGCTCAAGAGAGATGGCAGGAAAGTGGAAAACGAGGACATGAATAAAGACCAGATCCTGctggagaaggaagcagagctCCGCCGCATGCAGGAGATGATCGCCAGGATGCAGGTGCAAATGCAGCTGCAGATGCAGGGTGGGGACGGCGACGGCAGGGCCCATGGGCATCATGTGTGA